One Perognathus longimembris pacificus isolate PPM17 chromosome 2, ASM2315922v1, whole genome shotgun sequence DNA segment encodes these proteins:
- the Ndst2 gene encoding bifunctional heparan sulfate N-deacetylase/N-sulfotransferase 2 isoform X2, with amino-acid sequence MLQLWKVVRPARQLELHRLILLLIAFSLGSMGFLAYYVSSSPKAKEPLPLPLGDCSSSGVAGPGPGPARPPVPPRPPRPPETTRTEPVVLVFVESAYSQLGQEIVAILESSRFRYSTELAPGRGDMPTLTDHTRGRYVLVIYENLLKYVNLDAWSRELLDRYCVEYGVGIIGFFRAHEHSLLSAQLKGFPIFLHSNLGLRDYQVNPSAPLLHLTRPSRLEPGPLPGDDWTIFQSNHSTYEPVLLANLRPAEPPVPGPVPRRARLPTVVQDLGLHDGIQRVLFGHGLSFWLHKLVFVDAVAYLTGKRLCLDLDRYILVDIDDIFVGKEGTRMKVDDVEALLTTQNKLRTLVPNFTFNLGFSGKFYHTEEEDAGDDMLLKHRKEFWWFPHMWSHMQPHLFHNRSVLADQMRLNKQFALEHGIPTDLGYAVAPHHSGVYPIHTQLYEAWKSVWGIQVTSTEEYPHLRPARYRRGFIHSGIMVLPRQTCGLFTHTIFYNEYPGGSRELDRSIRGGELFLTVLLNPISIFMTHLSNYGNDRLGLYTFESLVRFLQCWTRLRLQTLPPIPLARKYFELFPQERSPLWQNPCDDKRHKDIWSKEKTCDRLPKFLIVGPQKTGTTAIHFFLSLHPAVTSSFPSPSTFEEIQFFSGPNYHKGIDWYMDFFPVPSNASTDFLFEKSATYFDSEVVPRRGAALLPRAKIITVLTNPADRAYSWYQHQRAHGDPVALNYTFYQVISASTQAPLVLRSLQNRCLVPGYYSTHLQRWLTYYPSGQLLIVDGQELRTNPAASMESIQKFLGITPFLNYTRTLRFDEDKGFWCQGLEGGKTRCLGKSKGRKYPDMDTQSRLFLMNFFRNHNLELSKLLSRLGQPVPSWLREELQHSSVG; translated from the exons ATGCTCCAGCTGTGGAAGGTGGTACGCCCAGCTCGGCAGCTGGAACTGCACCGCCTCATACTGCTGCTGATTGCTTTCAGCCTTGGCTCCATGGGCTTCCTGGCTTACTATGTGTCCTCGAGCCCCAAGGCCAAGGAACCCCTACCCCTGCCCTTGGGAGACTGCAGCAGCAGTGGGGTAGCTggtcctggccctggccctgcacGGCCTCCAGTCCCTCCTCGGCCTCCCCGGCCTCCAGAAACAACGCGGACTGAACCTGTGGTCCTTGTGTTTGTGGAGAGTGCATACTCACAGCTGGGGCAGGAGATTGTGGCCATCTTGGAGTCAAGTCGTTTTCGTTACAGCACTGAGCTGGCACCTGGCCGCGGGGACATGCCCACATTGACTGATCATACCCGGGGCCGCTATGTCCTAGTCATATATGAAAACCTGCTTAAGTACGTCAATTTGGATGCATGGAGTCGGGAACTGCTAGACCGCTACTGTGTGGAATACGGCGTGGGCATCATCGGCTTTTTCCGAGCCCATGAACATAGTTTACTGAGTGCCCAGCTCAAGGGCTTTCCCATTTTTCTACACTCAAACTTAGGGCTGCGGGACTACCAAGTGAATCCTTCTGCCCCGCTCCTACATCTCACCCGCCCTAGCCGCCTGGAGCCAGGGCCACTGCCTGGTGATGACTGGACCATCTTCCAGTCGAATCACAGCACTTACGAGCCAGTGCTTCTTGCCAACCTCCGGCCAGCCGAGCCCCCTGTGCCAGGACCAGTGCCTCGTCGAGCCCGCCTTCCTACTGTGGTACAGGACCTGGGGCTTCATGATGGCATCCAGCGGGTACTCTTTGGCCATGGCCTTTCTTTCTGGCTTCACAAACTTGTTTTTGTTGATGCTGTTGCATACCTCACTGGCAAGCGCCTCTGCCTGGACCTTGACCGCTACATCCTGGTAGACATTGATGACATCTTCGTGGGCAAAGAAGGTACTCGCATGAAAGTGGATGATGTTGAG GCTCTGTTGACCACCCAGAACAAACTCAGGACCTTAGTCCCTAACTTCACCTTCAACCTGGGTTTCTCGGGCAAATTCTACCATACTG aggaggaggaTGCGGGGGACGACATGCTGCTGAAGCACCGCAAAGAGTTCTGGTGGTTCCCCCACATGTGGAGCCACATGCAGCCACACCTGTTCCACAATCGCTCTGTGCTGGCAGACCAGATGAGACTCAACAAGCAGTTCGCTTTG GAGCATGGGATTCCCACGGACCTGGGGTATGCTGTGGCCCCCCACCACTCGGGCGTGTACCCCATCCACACGCAGCTCTATGAGGCTTGGAAATCTGTGTGGGGCATCCAGGTGACCAGCACTGAGGAGTACCCCCATCTCCGCCCTGCCCGCTACCGCCGTGGCTTCATTCACAGTGGCATCATG GTTCTCCCCCGGCAGACATGTGGGCTTTTCACTCATACAATCTTCTATAATGAGTATCCTGGAGGCTCCCGTGAGCTAGACCGGAGCATCCGAGGTGGAGAGCTCTTTCTGACAGTGCTGCTTAATCCG ATCAGCATCTTTATGACCCATCTATCCAATTATGGAAATGACCGGTTGGGTCTCTACACCTTTGAGAGCCTGGTGCGCTTCCTCCAGTGCTGGACGCGGCTGCGCCTACAGACCCTTCCTCCCATCCCTCTTGCACGGAAGTACTTTGAACTTTTCCCTCAGGAGCGAAGCCCCCTTTGGCAG AATCCCTGTGATGACAAGAGGCACAAAGATATCTGGTCCAAGGAAAAAACCTGTGATCGACTCCCCAAGTTCCTCATTGTGGGACCCCAGAAGACAG GCACCACGGCAATTCACTTCTTCCTGAGCCTGCACCCAGCTGTGACGAGCAGCTTTCCTAGCCCCAGCACCTTTGAGGAGATTCAGTTCTTCAGTGGCCCTAATTACCACAAGGGTATCGACTG GTACATGGATTTCTTCCCTGTTCCTTCCAATGCCAGCACTGACTTCCTGTTTGAAAAAAGTGCCACCTACTTTGACTCAGAGGTTGTACCACGACGGGGAGCTGCCCTCCTGCCTCGCGCCAAGATCATCACTGTGCTCACCAACCCTGCTGACAGGGCCTACTCCTGGTACCAG CACCAGCGAGCACATGGAGACCCCGTTGCTCTGAACTATACCTTCTACCAGGTGATTTCAGCTTCTACCCAGGCCCCTCTGGTACTTCGTTCCCTGCAGAACCGCTGTCTTGTGCCCGGCTACTATTCTACCCACCTGCAACGCTGGCTGACTTACTATCCCTCCGGACAG TTGCTGATTGTGGATGGGCAGGAGCTGCGTACCAACCCAGCAGCCTCAATGGAGAGCATCCAGAAGTTCCTGGGTATCACACCCTTTCTGAACTACACACGGACCCTCAG GTTTGATGAAGATAAAGGGTTTTGGTGCCAGGGACTTGAAGGTGGTAAGACTCGCTGTCTTGGCAAAAGCAAGGGCCGGAAGTACCCGGACATGGACACACAG TCCCGCCTTTTTCTTATGAATTTTTTCCGGAACCATAACTTGGAGCTGTCGAAGCTGCTGAGCCGGCTTGGACAGCCAGTCCCTTCATGGCTTCGGGAAGAACTACAGCATTCCAGTGTGGGCTGA
- the Ndst2 gene encoding bifunctional heparan sulfate N-deacetylase/N-sulfotransferase 2 isoform X4, which produces MLQLWKVVRPARQLELHRLILLLIAFSLGSMGFLAYYVSSSPKAKEPLPLPLGDCSSSGVAGPGPGPARPPVPPRPPRPPETTRTEPVVLVFVESAYSQLGQEIVAILESSRFRYSTELAPGRGDMPTLTDHTRGRYVLVIYENLLKYVNLDAWSRELLDRYCVEYGVGIIGFFRAHEHSLLSAQLKGFPIFLHSNLGLRDYQVNPSAPLLHLTRPSRLEPGPLPGDDWTIFQSNHSTYEPVLLANLRPAEPPVPGPVPRRARLPTVVQDLGLHDGIQRVLFGHGLSFWLHKLVFVDAVAYLTGKRLCLDLDRYILVDIDDIFVGKEGTRMKVDDVEALLTTQNKLRTLVPNFTFNLGFSGKFYHTGTEEEDAGDDMLLKHRKEFWWFPHMWSHMQPHLFHNRSVLADQMRLNKQFALEHGIPTDLGYAVAPHHSGVYPIHTQLYEAWKSVWGIQVTSTEEYPHLRPARYRRGFIHSGIMVLPRQTCGLFTHTIFYNEYPGGSRELDRSIRGGELFLTVLLNPISIFMTHLSNYGNDRLGLYTFESLVRFLQCWTRLRLQTLPPIPLARKYFELFPQERSPLWQNPCDDKRHKDIWSKEKTCDRLPKFLIVGPQKTGTTAIHFFLSLHPAVTSSFPSPSTFEEIQFFSGPNYHKGIDWYMDFFPVPSNASTDFLFEKSATYFDSEVVPRRGAALLPRAKIITVLTNPADRAYSWYQHQRAHGDPVALNYTFYQVISASTQAPLVLRSLQNRCLVPGYYSTHLQRWLTYYPSGQLLIVDGQELRTNPAASMESIQKFLGLMKIKGFGARDLKVVRLAVLAKARAGSTRTWTHSPAFFL; this is translated from the exons ATGCTCCAGCTGTGGAAGGTGGTACGCCCAGCTCGGCAGCTGGAACTGCACCGCCTCATACTGCTGCTGATTGCTTTCAGCCTTGGCTCCATGGGCTTCCTGGCTTACTATGTGTCCTCGAGCCCCAAGGCCAAGGAACCCCTACCCCTGCCCTTGGGAGACTGCAGCAGCAGTGGGGTAGCTggtcctggccctggccctgcacGGCCTCCAGTCCCTCCTCGGCCTCCCCGGCCTCCAGAAACAACGCGGACTGAACCTGTGGTCCTTGTGTTTGTGGAGAGTGCATACTCACAGCTGGGGCAGGAGATTGTGGCCATCTTGGAGTCAAGTCGTTTTCGTTACAGCACTGAGCTGGCACCTGGCCGCGGGGACATGCCCACATTGACTGATCATACCCGGGGCCGCTATGTCCTAGTCATATATGAAAACCTGCTTAAGTACGTCAATTTGGATGCATGGAGTCGGGAACTGCTAGACCGCTACTGTGTGGAATACGGCGTGGGCATCATCGGCTTTTTCCGAGCCCATGAACATAGTTTACTGAGTGCCCAGCTCAAGGGCTTTCCCATTTTTCTACACTCAAACTTAGGGCTGCGGGACTACCAAGTGAATCCTTCTGCCCCGCTCCTACATCTCACCCGCCCTAGCCGCCTGGAGCCAGGGCCACTGCCTGGTGATGACTGGACCATCTTCCAGTCGAATCACAGCACTTACGAGCCAGTGCTTCTTGCCAACCTCCGGCCAGCCGAGCCCCCTGTGCCAGGACCAGTGCCTCGTCGAGCCCGCCTTCCTACTGTGGTACAGGACCTGGGGCTTCATGATGGCATCCAGCGGGTACTCTTTGGCCATGGCCTTTCTTTCTGGCTTCACAAACTTGTTTTTGTTGATGCTGTTGCATACCTCACTGGCAAGCGCCTCTGCCTGGACCTTGACCGCTACATCCTGGTAGACATTGATGACATCTTCGTGGGCAAAGAAGGTACTCGCATGAAAGTGGATGATGTTGAG GCTCTGTTGACCACCCAGAACAAACTCAGGACCTTAGTCCCTAACTTCACCTTCAACCTGGGTTTCTCGGGCAAATTCTACCATACTG ggacagaggaggaggaTGCGGGGGACGACATGCTGCTGAAGCACCGCAAAGAGTTCTGGTGGTTCCCCCACATGTGGAGCCACATGCAGCCACACCTGTTCCACAATCGCTCTGTGCTGGCAGACCAGATGAGACTCAACAAGCAGTTCGCTTTG GAGCATGGGATTCCCACGGACCTGGGGTATGCTGTGGCCCCCCACCACTCGGGCGTGTACCCCATCCACACGCAGCTCTATGAGGCTTGGAAATCTGTGTGGGGCATCCAGGTGACCAGCACTGAGGAGTACCCCCATCTCCGCCCTGCCCGCTACCGCCGTGGCTTCATTCACAGTGGCATCATG GTTCTCCCCCGGCAGACATGTGGGCTTTTCACTCATACAATCTTCTATAATGAGTATCCTGGAGGCTCCCGTGAGCTAGACCGGAGCATCCGAGGTGGAGAGCTCTTTCTGACAGTGCTGCTTAATCCG ATCAGCATCTTTATGACCCATCTATCCAATTATGGAAATGACCGGTTGGGTCTCTACACCTTTGAGAGCCTGGTGCGCTTCCTCCAGTGCTGGACGCGGCTGCGCCTACAGACCCTTCCTCCCATCCCTCTTGCACGGAAGTACTTTGAACTTTTCCCTCAGGAGCGAAGCCCCCTTTGGCAG AATCCCTGTGATGACAAGAGGCACAAAGATATCTGGTCCAAGGAAAAAACCTGTGATCGACTCCCCAAGTTCCTCATTGTGGGACCCCAGAAGACAG GCACCACGGCAATTCACTTCTTCCTGAGCCTGCACCCAGCTGTGACGAGCAGCTTTCCTAGCCCCAGCACCTTTGAGGAGATTCAGTTCTTCAGTGGCCCTAATTACCACAAGGGTATCGACTG GTACATGGATTTCTTCCCTGTTCCTTCCAATGCCAGCACTGACTTCCTGTTTGAAAAAAGTGCCACCTACTTTGACTCAGAGGTTGTACCACGACGGGGAGCTGCCCTCCTGCCTCGCGCCAAGATCATCACTGTGCTCACCAACCCTGCTGACAGGGCCTACTCCTGGTACCAG CACCAGCGAGCACATGGAGACCCCGTTGCTCTGAACTATACCTTCTACCAGGTGATTTCAGCTTCTACCCAGGCCCCTCTGGTACTTCGTTCCCTGCAGAACCGCTGTCTTGTGCCCGGCTACTATTCTACCCACCTGCAACGCTGGCTGACTTACTATCCCTCCGGACAG TTGCTGATTGTGGATGGGCAGGAGCTGCGTACCAACCCAGCAGCCTCAATGGAGAGCATCCAGAAGTTCCTGG GTTTGATGAAGATAAAGGGTTTTGGTGCCAGGGACTTGAAGGTGGTAAGACTCGCTGTCTTGGCAAAAGCAAGGGCCGGAAGTACCCGGACATGGACACACAG TCCCGCCTTTTTCTTATGA
- the Ndst2 gene encoding bifunctional heparan sulfate N-deacetylase/N-sulfotransferase 2 isoform X3 translates to MLQLWKVVRPARQLELHRLILLLIAFSLGSMGFLAYYVSSSPKAKEPLPLPLGDCSSSGVAGPGPGPARPPVPPRPPRPPETTRTEPVVLVFVESAYSQLGQEIVAILESSRFRYSTELAPGRGDMPTLTDHTRGRYVLVIYENLLKYVNLDAWSRELLDRYCVEYGVGIIGFFRAHEHSLLSAQLKGFPIFLHSNLGLRDYQVNPSAPLLHLTRPSRLEPGPLPGDDWTIFQSNHSTYEPVLLANLRPAEPPVPGPVPRRARLPTVVQDLGLHDGIQRVLFGHGLSFWLHKLVFVDAVAYLTGKRLCLDLDRYILVDIDDIFVGKEGTRMKVDDVEALLTTQNKLRTLVPNFTFNLGFSGKFYHTGTEEEDAGDDMLLKHRKEFWWFPHMWSHMQPHLFHNRSVLADQMRLNKQFALVTSTEEYPHLRPARYRRGFIHSGIMVLPRQTCGLFTHTIFYNEYPGGSRELDRSIRGGELFLTVLLNPISIFMTHLSNYGNDRLGLYTFESLVRFLQCWTRLRLQTLPPIPLARKYFELFPQERSPLWQNPCDDKRHKDIWSKEKTCDRLPKFLIVGPQKTGTTAIHFFLSLHPAVTSSFPSPSTFEEIQFFSGPNYHKGIDWYMDFFPVPSNASTDFLFEKSATYFDSEVVPRRGAALLPRAKIITVLTNPADRAYSWYQHQRAHGDPVALNYTFYQVISASTQAPLVLRSLQNRCLVPGYYSTHLQRWLTYYPSGQLLIVDGQELRTNPAASMESIQKFLGITPFLNYTRTLRFDEDKGFWCQGLEGGKTRCLGKSKGRKYPDMDTQSRLFLMNFFRNHNLELSKLLSRLGQPVPSWLREELQHSSVG, encoded by the exons ATGCTCCAGCTGTGGAAGGTGGTACGCCCAGCTCGGCAGCTGGAACTGCACCGCCTCATACTGCTGCTGATTGCTTTCAGCCTTGGCTCCATGGGCTTCCTGGCTTACTATGTGTCCTCGAGCCCCAAGGCCAAGGAACCCCTACCCCTGCCCTTGGGAGACTGCAGCAGCAGTGGGGTAGCTggtcctggccctggccctgcacGGCCTCCAGTCCCTCCTCGGCCTCCCCGGCCTCCAGAAACAACGCGGACTGAACCTGTGGTCCTTGTGTTTGTGGAGAGTGCATACTCACAGCTGGGGCAGGAGATTGTGGCCATCTTGGAGTCAAGTCGTTTTCGTTACAGCACTGAGCTGGCACCTGGCCGCGGGGACATGCCCACATTGACTGATCATACCCGGGGCCGCTATGTCCTAGTCATATATGAAAACCTGCTTAAGTACGTCAATTTGGATGCATGGAGTCGGGAACTGCTAGACCGCTACTGTGTGGAATACGGCGTGGGCATCATCGGCTTTTTCCGAGCCCATGAACATAGTTTACTGAGTGCCCAGCTCAAGGGCTTTCCCATTTTTCTACACTCAAACTTAGGGCTGCGGGACTACCAAGTGAATCCTTCTGCCCCGCTCCTACATCTCACCCGCCCTAGCCGCCTGGAGCCAGGGCCACTGCCTGGTGATGACTGGACCATCTTCCAGTCGAATCACAGCACTTACGAGCCAGTGCTTCTTGCCAACCTCCGGCCAGCCGAGCCCCCTGTGCCAGGACCAGTGCCTCGTCGAGCCCGCCTTCCTACTGTGGTACAGGACCTGGGGCTTCATGATGGCATCCAGCGGGTACTCTTTGGCCATGGCCTTTCTTTCTGGCTTCACAAACTTGTTTTTGTTGATGCTGTTGCATACCTCACTGGCAAGCGCCTCTGCCTGGACCTTGACCGCTACATCCTGGTAGACATTGATGACATCTTCGTGGGCAAAGAAGGTACTCGCATGAAAGTGGATGATGTTGAG GCTCTGTTGACCACCCAGAACAAACTCAGGACCTTAGTCCCTAACTTCACCTTCAACCTGGGTTTCTCGGGCAAATTCTACCATACTG ggacagaggaggaggaTGCGGGGGACGACATGCTGCTGAAGCACCGCAAAGAGTTCTGGTGGTTCCCCCACATGTGGAGCCACATGCAGCCACACCTGTTCCACAATCGCTCTGTGCTGGCAGACCAGATGAGACTCAACAAGCAGTTCGCTTTG GTGACCAGCACTGAGGAGTACCCCCATCTCCGCCCTGCCCGCTACCGCCGTGGCTTCATTCACAGTGGCATCATG GTTCTCCCCCGGCAGACATGTGGGCTTTTCACTCATACAATCTTCTATAATGAGTATCCTGGAGGCTCCCGTGAGCTAGACCGGAGCATCCGAGGTGGAGAGCTCTTTCTGACAGTGCTGCTTAATCCG ATCAGCATCTTTATGACCCATCTATCCAATTATGGAAATGACCGGTTGGGTCTCTACACCTTTGAGAGCCTGGTGCGCTTCCTCCAGTGCTGGACGCGGCTGCGCCTACAGACCCTTCCTCCCATCCCTCTTGCACGGAAGTACTTTGAACTTTTCCCTCAGGAGCGAAGCCCCCTTTGGCAG AATCCCTGTGATGACAAGAGGCACAAAGATATCTGGTCCAAGGAAAAAACCTGTGATCGACTCCCCAAGTTCCTCATTGTGGGACCCCAGAAGACAG GCACCACGGCAATTCACTTCTTCCTGAGCCTGCACCCAGCTGTGACGAGCAGCTTTCCTAGCCCCAGCACCTTTGAGGAGATTCAGTTCTTCAGTGGCCCTAATTACCACAAGGGTATCGACTG GTACATGGATTTCTTCCCTGTTCCTTCCAATGCCAGCACTGACTTCCTGTTTGAAAAAAGTGCCACCTACTTTGACTCAGAGGTTGTACCACGACGGGGAGCTGCCCTCCTGCCTCGCGCCAAGATCATCACTGTGCTCACCAACCCTGCTGACAGGGCCTACTCCTGGTACCAG CACCAGCGAGCACATGGAGACCCCGTTGCTCTGAACTATACCTTCTACCAGGTGATTTCAGCTTCTACCCAGGCCCCTCTGGTACTTCGTTCCCTGCAGAACCGCTGTCTTGTGCCCGGCTACTATTCTACCCACCTGCAACGCTGGCTGACTTACTATCCCTCCGGACAG TTGCTGATTGTGGATGGGCAGGAGCTGCGTACCAACCCAGCAGCCTCAATGGAGAGCATCCAGAAGTTCCTGGGTATCACACCCTTTCTGAACTACACACGGACCCTCAG GTTTGATGAAGATAAAGGGTTTTGGTGCCAGGGACTTGAAGGTGGTAAGACTCGCTGTCTTGGCAAAAGCAAGGGCCGGAAGTACCCGGACATGGACACACAG TCCCGCCTTTTTCTTATGAATTTTTTCCGGAACCATAACTTGGAGCTGTCGAAGCTGCTGAGCCGGCTTGGACAGCCAGTCCCTTCATGGCTTCGGGAAGAACTACAGCATTCCAGTGTGGGCTGA
- the Ndst2 gene encoding bifunctional heparan sulfate N-deacetylase/N-sulfotransferase 2 isoform X1, whose protein sequence is MLQLWKVVRPARQLELHRLILLLIAFSLGSMGFLAYYVSSSPKAKEPLPLPLGDCSSSGVAGPGPGPARPPVPPRPPRPPETTRTEPVVLVFVESAYSQLGQEIVAILESSRFRYSTELAPGRGDMPTLTDHTRGRYVLVIYENLLKYVNLDAWSRELLDRYCVEYGVGIIGFFRAHEHSLLSAQLKGFPIFLHSNLGLRDYQVNPSAPLLHLTRPSRLEPGPLPGDDWTIFQSNHSTYEPVLLANLRPAEPPVPGPVPRRARLPTVVQDLGLHDGIQRVLFGHGLSFWLHKLVFVDAVAYLTGKRLCLDLDRYILVDIDDIFVGKEGTRMKVDDVEALLTTQNKLRTLVPNFTFNLGFSGKFYHTGTEEEDAGDDMLLKHRKEFWWFPHMWSHMQPHLFHNRSVLADQMRLNKQFALEHGIPTDLGYAVAPHHSGVYPIHTQLYEAWKSVWGIQVTSTEEYPHLRPARYRRGFIHSGIMVLPRQTCGLFTHTIFYNEYPGGSRELDRSIRGGELFLTVLLNPISIFMTHLSNYGNDRLGLYTFESLVRFLQCWTRLRLQTLPPIPLARKYFELFPQERSPLWQNPCDDKRHKDIWSKEKTCDRLPKFLIVGPQKTGTTAIHFFLSLHPAVTSSFPSPSTFEEIQFFSGPNYHKGIDWYMDFFPVPSNASTDFLFEKSATYFDSEVVPRRGAALLPRAKIITVLTNPADRAYSWYQHQRAHGDPVALNYTFYQVISASTQAPLVLRSLQNRCLVPGYYSTHLQRWLTYYPSGQLLIVDGQELRTNPAASMESIQKFLGITPFLNYTRTLRFDEDKGFWCQGLEGGKTRCLGKSKGRKYPDMDTQSRLFLMNFFRNHNLELSKLLSRLGQPVPSWLREELQHSSVG, encoded by the exons ATGCTCCAGCTGTGGAAGGTGGTACGCCCAGCTCGGCAGCTGGAACTGCACCGCCTCATACTGCTGCTGATTGCTTTCAGCCTTGGCTCCATGGGCTTCCTGGCTTACTATGTGTCCTCGAGCCCCAAGGCCAAGGAACCCCTACCCCTGCCCTTGGGAGACTGCAGCAGCAGTGGGGTAGCTggtcctggccctggccctgcacGGCCTCCAGTCCCTCCTCGGCCTCCCCGGCCTCCAGAAACAACGCGGACTGAACCTGTGGTCCTTGTGTTTGTGGAGAGTGCATACTCACAGCTGGGGCAGGAGATTGTGGCCATCTTGGAGTCAAGTCGTTTTCGTTACAGCACTGAGCTGGCACCTGGCCGCGGGGACATGCCCACATTGACTGATCATACCCGGGGCCGCTATGTCCTAGTCATATATGAAAACCTGCTTAAGTACGTCAATTTGGATGCATGGAGTCGGGAACTGCTAGACCGCTACTGTGTGGAATACGGCGTGGGCATCATCGGCTTTTTCCGAGCCCATGAACATAGTTTACTGAGTGCCCAGCTCAAGGGCTTTCCCATTTTTCTACACTCAAACTTAGGGCTGCGGGACTACCAAGTGAATCCTTCTGCCCCGCTCCTACATCTCACCCGCCCTAGCCGCCTGGAGCCAGGGCCACTGCCTGGTGATGACTGGACCATCTTCCAGTCGAATCACAGCACTTACGAGCCAGTGCTTCTTGCCAACCTCCGGCCAGCCGAGCCCCCTGTGCCAGGACCAGTGCCTCGTCGAGCCCGCCTTCCTACTGTGGTACAGGACCTGGGGCTTCATGATGGCATCCAGCGGGTACTCTTTGGCCATGGCCTTTCTTTCTGGCTTCACAAACTTGTTTTTGTTGATGCTGTTGCATACCTCACTGGCAAGCGCCTCTGCCTGGACCTTGACCGCTACATCCTGGTAGACATTGATGACATCTTCGTGGGCAAAGAAGGTACTCGCATGAAAGTGGATGATGTTGAG GCTCTGTTGACCACCCAGAACAAACTCAGGACCTTAGTCCCTAACTTCACCTTCAACCTGGGTTTCTCGGGCAAATTCTACCATACTG ggacagaggaggaggaTGCGGGGGACGACATGCTGCTGAAGCACCGCAAAGAGTTCTGGTGGTTCCCCCACATGTGGAGCCACATGCAGCCACACCTGTTCCACAATCGCTCTGTGCTGGCAGACCAGATGAGACTCAACAAGCAGTTCGCTTTG GAGCATGGGATTCCCACGGACCTGGGGTATGCTGTGGCCCCCCACCACTCGGGCGTGTACCCCATCCACACGCAGCTCTATGAGGCTTGGAAATCTGTGTGGGGCATCCAGGTGACCAGCACTGAGGAGTACCCCCATCTCCGCCCTGCCCGCTACCGCCGTGGCTTCATTCACAGTGGCATCATG GTTCTCCCCCGGCAGACATGTGGGCTTTTCACTCATACAATCTTCTATAATGAGTATCCTGGAGGCTCCCGTGAGCTAGACCGGAGCATCCGAGGTGGAGAGCTCTTTCTGACAGTGCTGCTTAATCCG ATCAGCATCTTTATGACCCATCTATCCAATTATGGAAATGACCGGTTGGGTCTCTACACCTTTGAGAGCCTGGTGCGCTTCCTCCAGTGCTGGACGCGGCTGCGCCTACAGACCCTTCCTCCCATCCCTCTTGCACGGAAGTACTTTGAACTTTTCCCTCAGGAGCGAAGCCCCCTTTGGCAG AATCCCTGTGATGACAAGAGGCACAAAGATATCTGGTCCAAGGAAAAAACCTGTGATCGACTCCCCAAGTTCCTCATTGTGGGACCCCAGAAGACAG GCACCACGGCAATTCACTTCTTCCTGAGCCTGCACCCAGCTGTGACGAGCAGCTTTCCTAGCCCCAGCACCTTTGAGGAGATTCAGTTCTTCAGTGGCCCTAATTACCACAAGGGTATCGACTG GTACATGGATTTCTTCCCTGTTCCTTCCAATGCCAGCACTGACTTCCTGTTTGAAAAAAGTGCCACCTACTTTGACTCAGAGGTTGTACCACGACGGGGAGCTGCCCTCCTGCCTCGCGCCAAGATCATCACTGTGCTCACCAACCCTGCTGACAGGGCCTACTCCTGGTACCAG CACCAGCGAGCACATGGAGACCCCGTTGCTCTGAACTATACCTTCTACCAGGTGATTTCAGCTTCTACCCAGGCCCCTCTGGTACTTCGTTCCCTGCAGAACCGCTGTCTTGTGCCCGGCTACTATTCTACCCACCTGCAACGCTGGCTGACTTACTATCCCTCCGGACAG TTGCTGATTGTGGATGGGCAGGAGCTGCGTACCAACCCAGCAGCCTCAATGGAGAGCATCCAGAAGTTCCTGGGTATCACACCCTTTCTGAACTACACACGGACCCTCAG GTTTGATGAAGATAAAGGGTTTTGGTGCCAGGGACTTGAAGGTGGTAAGACTCGCTGTCTTGGCAAAAGCAAGGGCCGGAAGTACCCGGACATGGACACACAG TCCCGCCTTTTTCTTATGAATTTTTTCCGGAACCATAACTTGGAGCTGTCGAAGCTGCTGAGCCGGCTTGGACAGCCAGTCCCTTCATGGCTTCGGGAAGAACTACAGCATTCCAGTGTGGGCTGA